A single genomic interval of uncultured Pseudodesulfovibrio sp. harbors:
- a CDS encoding SH3 domain-containing protein, with protein sequence MSQYKRLVFIASIILAIFFVQTPSAQATNQFATCKVDLNLRKAPNTDSQIIQAMPKGSLVSILQIRSGWAKVLFLIEKDNSVTGWASSKYLEVYRPRKVRYLDEEEIEVEPTYTDFTLRIIDVNLKCKESFLDNSYDSCNVCIEYAIDSQYHGSQSPQVFVEFDVELESSGHDSLFPKRDSEYIHESHYINQSSTTGYAEVDFRFNSILDKVQRVKIRDVNGRITDVY encoded by the coding sequence ATGAGTCAGTACAAACGACTAGTTTTTATTGCTAGCATCATATTAGCCATTTTTTTTGTACAAACACCTTCCGCCCAAGCCACGAATCAGTTTGCTACGTGCAAAGTTGATCTGAACCTCAGGAAAGCACCAAATACAGATTCACAGATTATACAAGCGATGCCCAAAGGGTCTTTAGTTAGCATCCTTCAAATTCGAAGTGGATGGGCTAAAGTTCTATTCTTGATAGAAAAAGACAACTCTGTCACAGGTTGGGCGAGTTCAAAGTATTTAGAAGTCTATCGCCCAAGAAAGGTGCGGTATTTAGATGAGGAAGAAATTGAAGTCGAACCGACTTATACCGACTTCACTCTGCGAATCATTGACGTCAATCTAAAATGTAAAGAATCTTTCTTAGATAACTCCTACGACTCTTGTAATGTGTGTATTGAGTATGCGATTGACTCCCAATACCACGGCTCCCAATCACCTCAGGTATTTGTAGAATTTGATGTAGAGCTAGAAAGTTCTGGACATGACTCACTGTTCCCCAAAAGAGATAGCGAGTACATACATGAATCACACTACATCAACCAATCAAGTACTACAGGATATGCTGAAGTAGACTTTAGGTTTAACTCTATTTTAGACAAAGTTCAGCGGGTTAAAATCAGAGATGTAAACGGTAGAATTACAGATGTTTATTAG
- a CDS encoding helix-turn-helix transcriptional regulator, which produces MSDFSKRVGKRIRVLRLQKGLSLDGLAEIASVNGKHLGKCERGQANATLEFIEKVATALDVEPKALFDNAHEKDRKSLANQLKRHIDDAEEQDLKLISRIITAVLK; this is translated from the coding sequence ATGTCGGATTTTTCTAAAAGAGTTGGTAAACGAATACGCGTACTTCGGCTGCAAAAAGGGCTGAGCTTAGATGGCTTAGCCGAAATTGCTAGCGTGAATGGAAAGCACCTTGGCAAATGTGAACGCGGCCAAGCTAACGCGACTCTTGAGTTCATCGAAAAGGTGGCAACGGCACTAGACGTTGAACCTAAAGCACTTTTCGACAACGCCCATGAGAAAGACCGAAAGTCACTAGCAAATCAATTGAAGCGGCATATTGATGATGCAGAAGAGCAGGATTTAAAACTAATTTCTAGGATAATCACCGCAGTCCTAAAATAA
- a CDS encoding metallophosphoesterase, whose translation MKVVAFSDVVLTDCSPLIELLDAIGPKYVVFAGDGLKYLSDGFFESLNRHRKIERFLFVAGNNDYPADKERVITLGGHDLHKSPYVDGKAVFVGQEGMVVKSTYAKRGYWQPHVYTEQQVKKHLVEQKGDIDYILVSHTPPQKILDFSASGKHHGAKSVFEYCESQNVILNLFGHVHFSGGNQRNVNGVSYLNIASFESQAADSLRVAEIDICSEVKTQWHALPKTTGGESFGVLNVRNAPCEASCLAALNQVRDWRISPEQEPSTDSRELERAISQGCPLATTCALYDKPITNKLKSELRFYYENDNKLCRFIVEHFNPWPEHLGPGCMVEMYKQGITPESVGNYDEFMELISSSKRQYFKKFVRKGIADKYKQLVVNWDVIQGLQSHDLVFLDREYANRDEYIVMGFQKVEEVEGHVREYEWLERGVGVKSTKSFLSKTFSKNDSFIHFSPSADKYLKGKLHLDLNKLIYDNMFSDFEGYCLNDLVSFFSKFTGLQFDMDSKFIIEDYQKHILSLANYIYPTDSHDASFQVLRNVCKADIESIKFLYRCLLSLKERGDVIYYCSKPGKDEFFSLDGKAYC comes from the coding sequence ATGAAAGTGGTTGCCTTTTCCGATGTTGTGCTCACTGACTGTTCGCCATTAATTGAATTGTTGGACGCAATAGGCCCAAAGTATGTTGTTTTTGCGGGTGATGGGCTGAAATATTTATCTGATGGATTTTTTGAGAGTTTGAATAGGCATCGAAAAATAGAAAGATTTCTGTTTGTTGCCGGAAACAATGATTATCCGGCAGACAAAGAAAGAGTCATTACCTTGGGGGGACACGATTTGCATAAATCCCCATATGTTGACGGGAAAGCGGTGTTTGTTGGGCAAGAGGGGATGGTGGTCAAGTCAACTTATGCCAAGCGAGGGTATTGGCAACCGCATGTTTATACGGAGCAACAAGTAAAAAAACATCTCGTAGAGCAGAAGGGAGACATTGATTATATTTTAGTTTCTCACACTCCACCGCAGAAGATTTTAGACTTTAGTGCTAGCGGAAAGCACCATGGAGCAAAGTCAGTATTTGAATACTGTGAAAGTCAAAATGTAATTTTGAACTTATTCGGTCATGTTCATTTTTCAGGCGGCAATCAGCGGAATGTAAATGGGGTGAGCTACTTAAACATTGCTTCTTTTGAAAGTCAGGCGGCAGATAGCTTGAGAGTGGCCGAAATTGATATTTGCTCGGAAGTGAAAACTCAGTGGCACGCCTTGCCCAAAACGACAGGCGGAGAGTCGTTTGGAGTGCTGAATGTGAGGAATGCCCCATGCGAAGCAAGTTGCTTGGCTGCGCTTAATCAGGTGCGAGATTGGCGCATAAGCCCTGAGCAAGAACCATCTACTGATAGCCGTGAGTTGGAGCGAGCTATTTCACAGGGGTGTCCGTTAGCTACAACCTGTGCTTTGTATGACAAGCCAATTACCAATAAGCTTAAAAGTGAACTGCGTTTCTACTATGAAAATGACAATAAACTGTGTCGTTTTATTGTAGAGCATTTCAATCCGTGGCCGGAACATTTGGGGCCGGGATGTATGGTCGAAATGTACAAGCAGGGCATTACGCCTGAGTCAGTTGGTAACTATGATGAGTTTATGGAATTAATTTCTTCTTCGAAGAGGCAGTATTTTAAAAAGTTCGTTCGAAAAGGAATTGCTGATAAATATAAACAGCTTGTCGTGAATTGGGATGTCATTCAAGGGTTGCAGAGCCACGACTTAGTGTTTTTGGATCGTGAATATGCAAATCGCGATGAATACATAGTGATGGGATTCCAGAAAGTGGAAGAGGTAGAAGGACATGTGCGGGAGTACGAATGGTTAGAGCGTGGAGTGGGAGTTAAATCAACGAAATCATTTCTATCCAAGACATTTTCAAAAAATGATAGTTTTATCCACTTCTCTCCGAGTGCTGATAAGTATTTGAAAGGGAAGTTGCACTTAGATTTGAATAAATTGATTTACGATAATATGTTTAGCGATTTCGAGGGATACTGCTTAAATGATTTGGTTTCTTTCTTCTCAAAATTCACAGGACTACAGTTTGATATGGATTCAAAGTTCATAATTGAAGACTATCAAAAACATATTCTATCCTTGGCTAACTACATCTATCCTACAGATAGCCATGACGCTTCATTTCAAGTCCTTCGTAATGTGTGCAAAGCAGACATTGAGTCCATTAAGTTTTTGTATCGTTGCTTACTGTCGCTCAAAGAGCGGGGCGATGTGATCTACTACTGTAGTAAGCCCGGTAAAGATGAGTTTTTCTCGTTGGATGGAAAGGCATATTGCTAG
- a CDS encoding zinc ribbon domain-containing protein YjdM, whose product MENIPNCPQCKCEYVYSDGSILVCPECGFEFQAEDVAEKVYKDVNGNVLVDGDTVVVIQDLKVKGASSPIKKGTKVKNIRLVEPDDGVHDISCKIPGFGSMMLKTSVVKKG is encoded by the coding sequence ATGGAAAATATACCGAATTGTCCGCAGTGTAAGTGCGAGTATGTGTATTCTGACGGCAGCATTCTGGTTTGTCCGGAATGCGGCTTCGAGTTTCAGGCCGAAGATGTAGCGGAAAAGGTCTATAAGGATGTGAACGGAAACGTTCTGGTTGATGGCGATACTGTCGTCGTTATTCAGGACCTGAAAGTCAAAGGCGCTTCCTCCCCGATCAAGAAAGGAACAAAGGTCAAGAACATCAGGCTGGTAGAGCCGGATGACGGTGTGCATGACATTTCCTGCAAGATTCCGGGATTCGGCTCCATGATGCTCAAGACTTCGGTCGTCAAGAAAGGTTAG
- a CDS encoding ATP-binding protein, producing MNRINPQLTTSPLPKSIFWRFFWFSTFVAAVTALAAIGVSRWMGRVLVYNIQDENGYTVLRNAADIMGRTFVTDELLYSQTLQLTKENMESRLRLICGYLDSYETQFITGTQDRKALQKEALARLTSILRYDQQDLFIADHTRKILVPPRTKALDQSLEQKNSLLNSVLTKLHKESRYTPSKQAVYAMYQGKPPNTQTEKAFLLAAMEYKPWGIVLYAGVSIDHLKLILEEDRLSNLNELRARLAEIVVGRTGYLYFFDEDCMLIGHPTINAYQNIDTVKVPGQDISMCTELKKTAEKPWGQNKFQYKWDHPNDEENFIHPKISWVTHEPITGWYIATSAYIDELEESLPQLQMSILLPALVSILFINFILALLLRKLLSPIKGLTAQCKKVAEGDLSVQADADAPGEIGFLCRHFNTMVTSLRQTKRLERDRHDELIQLNKDLEYIVEARTSALKIQAEELEEANRQLVELDEMKSSFLSSVSHELRTPLTSVLGFTKLINKEFSQSFLPLADDTKLKKKGKRICNNLEIIEYEGQRLTRMINDFLDLAKIESGRIKWSDSEVDPHLLLHQVANAMSGMFADKAEVVLIVEIPQPLPLLYIDPDRLEQVVINLLNNAAKFTTKGSVTLIARSTPQGKLQIRVEDTGPGIPAHDQKRIFDKFHQVVKKDTREKKTEGTGLGLSISQEIVKHYHGRIWVESVEGEGSSFIVELPTYKK from the coding sequence ATGAATAGAATCAACCCTCAACTCACAACAAGCCCTCTGCCGAAATCGATCTTCTGGCGTTTTTTCTGGTTCTCCACATTCGTGGCAGCCGTCACGGCTCTGGCTGCCATAGGAGTGTCCCGCTGGATGGGACGCGTTCTGGTTTACAACATACAGGATGAAAATGGATACACTGTTCTGCGAAATGCTGCAGACATCATGGGCCGCACATTTGTTACAGACGAGCTTCTGTATTCGCAGACCCTGCAACTGACCAAAGAAAACATGGAATCTCGCCTGCGGTTGATCTGCGGGTATCTGGACAGCTACGAAACTCAGTTCATTACAGGAACACAAGACCGGAAAGCATTACAAAAAGAAGCTCTGGCCCGACTGACTTCCATCCTCAGATACGATCAACAAGACCTGTTCATCGCAGACCACACCAGAAAGATCCTCGTGCCCCCCCGAACCAAGGCCCTCGACCAATCACTTGAACAAAAAAACAGTCTCCTGAACTCCGTCCTCACAAAACTTCACAAAGAGTCACGCTATACGCCGTCCAAGCAGGCGGTATATGCCATGTATCAAGGCAAACCTCCCAATACACAAACCGAAAAAGCCTTTCTGCTCGCAGCCATGGAATACAAACCATGGGGGATCGTACTTTATGCAGGAGTTTCGATAGACCATTTGAAACTGATTCTGGAGGAAGACAGACTCTCCAACCTCAATGAACTCAGGGCCAGACTGGCTGAAATCGTTGTAGGCAGGACCGGCTATCTCTATTTCTTTGATGAAGACTGCATGCTTATCGGCCACCCGACCATAAATGCCTACCAAAACATCGACACAGTAAAGGTTCCGGGTCAGGACATCAGCATGTGCACCGAACTGAAGAAAACTGCGGAAAAGCCATGGGGACAGAACAAATTCCAATACAAGTGGGATCACCCGAACGATGAAGAGAATTTCATTCATCCCAAAATCAGCTGGGTCACCCATGAACCCATCACCGGCTGGTATATCGCCACGTCGGCATACATTGACGAATTGGAAGAAAGTCTGCCCCAACTGCAAATGTCCATCCTTCTGCCTGCACTGGTGTCCATTCTGTTCATCAATTTCATTCTGGCCCTGCTGCTGCGCAAACTGCTCAGCCCGATAAAAGGACTCACGGCCCAGTGCAAGAAAGTCGCTGAAGGCGACCTGTCGGTTCAGGCCGACGCGGACGCCCCGGGCGAGATCGGTTTCCTGTGCCGCCACTTCAACACCATGGTGACCAGTCTTCGCCAAACCAAGAGACTGGAAAGGGATAGACACGACGAATTGATACAGTTGAACAAGGATCTTGAATACATAGTGGAAGCACGTACCAGCGCCCTGAAAATCCAGGCCGAAGAATTGGAGGAAGCCAACCGGCAATTGGTTGAACTGGATGAAATGAAATCCTCATTTCTCTCCTCTGTCTCTCATGAACTCCGCACCCCTCTGACATCGGTGCTGGGCTTCACCAAACTCATCAACAAGGAGTTCTCTCAGTCCTTCCTTCCCTTGGCCGATGACACCAAACTAAAGAAAAAAGGCAAACGAATTTGCAATAATCTGGAAATAATCGAATACGAGGGACAACGCCTGACCCGGATGATCAACGACTTTCTGGATTTGGCGAAAATTGAATCAGGACGCATCAAATGGAGCGACAGCGAAGTCGACCCTCACCTCCTGCTGCATCAGGTGGCCAACGCGATGAGCGGCATGTTTGCCGACAAGGCCGAAGTCGTTTTGATCGTGGAAATTCCGCAACCTCTCCCCCTGCTTTACATCGACCCGGACCGTCTGGAGCAGGTGGTTATCAACCTGCTGAACAACGCGGCCAAGTTTACCACGAAAGGAAGTGTCACCCTGATAGCCCGCTCCACCCCGCAAGGAAAACTGCAAATCAGGGTCGAAGACACCGGACCGGGAATCCCCGCCCATGACCAGAAAAGAATCTTCGACAAATTCCATCAGGTGGTCAAAAAGGATACCCGGGAAAAGAAAACCGAAGGAACAGGGCTGGGCCTGTCCATCAGTCAGGAGATCGTAAAGCATTACCACGGCCGCATATGGGTCGAATCAGTGGAAGGAGAAGGCAGCTCATTCATCGTCGAACTCCCGACGTACAAGAAGTGA
- a CDS encoding ABC transporter substrate-binding protein → MIRRIWFIVFTAFLAFAFTAFPARGKQPVRIGINYPLTGPYSVEGLDQIRAARMAVDEINHTGGIMGHRVRLLTRNSASDVLQTRINVNELINSNCTMIFGGSSSAVAIASAEICQKRNVIFFGTLTYSTATTLEGAQKTSFRECNNSWMSAQVMADWLNTHYAGKRYHYITADYTWGWTTEDSIRQVTDTMNQVHHQGALIPLGAVDFSVPLQQAKKNNPDVLVLSLFGKDLAYALQQAAAMDFKDTLIVVPNLTLGMAERAGAAAMENVVGTVPWTWNIPYLYDYARGKEFVEEFVKRYHRHPSSSGASAYTIVYEYKSAVERAGSFETAKVVQALEGHEYTLLKDAQWWRPMDHQSVQTVYMVRGKDLELMHIGTQRMDYFTILSSKPGELTVRSPKKWKRLRRDAGLPETLPAPPQWKGKATP, encoded by the coding sequence ATGATCCGCCGCATATGGTTCATAGTATTCACAGCCTTCTTGGCTTTTGCATTCACGGCATTTCCTGCCCGAGGGAAACAACCCGTAAGGATCGGTATCAACTATCCCCTCACAGGTCCCTATTCAGTGGAAGGACTGGACCAGATCCGCGCCGCGCGCATGGCCGTGGATGAAATCAATCACACCGGCGGCATTATGGGCCACCGGGTCCGCCTGCTCACCAGAAACTCGGCCTCGGACGTGTTGCAGACCCGAATTAATGTCAACGAACTCATCAACAGCAACTGCACCATGATTTTCGGCGGCTCAAGCTCCGCAGTGGCTATCGCTTCCGCTGAAATCTGCCAGAAACGCAACGTCATCTTCTTCGGCACATTGACTTACTCCACGGCAACTACTCTGGAAGGGGCGCAAAAGACATCATTCCGCGAATGCAACAATTCATGGATGAGCGCTCAGGTCATGGCCGACTGGCTCAACACCCACTATGCAGGCAAACGTTATCACTACATCACTGCGGACTATACGTGGGGCTGGACGACCGAAGACAGCATCAGGCAAGTAACCGACACAATGAATCAGGTGCATCATCAGGGAGCGCTTATTCCTTTGGGGGCAGTTGATTTTTCCGTGCCTCTGCAACAGGCAAAAAAGAATAATCCGGATGTCCTCGTACTATCTCTTTTCGGCAAGGATCTGGCCTATGCACTGCAACAGGCCGCAGCCATGGACTTCAAGGACACACTGATCGTTGTCCCGAACCTCACTCTGGGCATGGCCGAAAGAGCGGGGGCCGCAGCCATGGAAAATGTCGTCGGGACAGTGCCATGGACCTGGAATATACCGTACCTCTACGATTATGCCCGAGGAAAAGAATTCGTGGAGGAATTCGTCAAACGTTACCATCGCCACCCCAGCTCCTCAGGGGCCAGCGCATATACCATCGTGTATGAATACAAAAGCGCGGTTGAACGGGCCGGAAGCTTTGAAACGGCCAAGGTCGTTCAGGCTCTGGAAGGCCACGAATACACATTGCTCAAGGACGCCCAGTGGTGGCGGCCCATGGACCATCAATCCGTCCAGACGGTGTACATGGTCAGAGGCAAGGACCTGGAACTGATGCACATCGGCACCCAGCGCATGGATTATTTCACCATCTTGAGCAGCAAACCCGGAGAACTCACGGTTCGATCGCCCAAGAAGTGGAAACGACTGCGCCGTGACGCCGGGCTTCCGGAAACCCTGCCTGCACCTCCCCAATGGAAAGGGAAGGCAACTCCATGA
- a CDS encoding pentapeptide repeat-containing protein, which yields MPFSESDTFERTTFDQVACDDDLEDISFYRCIFKNASFQSRRLIDCVFDDCEFIQCNLSLVEIMSSVFTGVKFVDCKLLGVNWSGTGGFLSASYDGCIMEHNVFADMNLSRDKFTSCVLANATFSHTKLRHSVFDDCDLSQCQFHQTDLSYANFTTSRNYYMNAETNNLKKTVFSLPEAVSLLANLDIVLD from the coding sequence ATGCCCTTTTCCGAGAGTGATACCTTTGAACGAACGACGTTCGATCAGGTTGCTTGTGATGACGACCTTGAGGATATTTCCTTTTACCGCTGCATTTTCAAAAATGCATCTTTTCAGTCGCGGCGGCTGATCGACTGCGTTTTCGATGACTGCGAATTCATCCAGTGCAATCTGTCGCTTGTGGAGATAATGAGTTCTGTCTTCACCGGGGTGAAGTTCGTGGACTGCAAGCTGCTCGGTGTGAACTGGAGCGGGACCGGAGGCTTTCTTTCCGCTTCCTATGACGGGTGCATCATGGAGCATAACGTGTTTGCCGACATGAACCTTTCAAGGGACAAGTTCACTTCATGCGTCTTGGCGAATGCGACGTTCTCGCATACCAAGCTGCGTCATTCCGTGTTCGATGATTGTGACCTGTCGCAATGCCAGTTCCATCAGACTGACTTGAGCTATGCCAATTTCACGACATCACGGAACTATTACATGAACGCTGAAACCAACAATCTCAAGAAGACTGTTTTCTCCTTGCCGGAAGCCGTTTCCCTGCTTGCGAATCTGGATATTGTTTTAGACTGA
- the panF gene encoding sodium/pantothenate symporter, with protein MTDTLMTSIPVVAYLVLSIGVALWARKKSESSATSQGFIEDYFIGGRSMGGFVLAMTIIASYTSASSFVGGPGVAYRLGLSWVLLAMIQVPTTFLTLGILGKRFAIMARKTQSVTITDYLRARFESDTVVILCSVALIVFFMAAMLAQFIGGARLFQSVTGYPYIVGLVLFGISVVLYTAVGGFRAVVLTDAIQGIVMVVAVVVILLAVIKAGGGMEQCIMTLKDIDPGLITPTGPKEAVPQPFTLSFWVLVGIGILGLPQTTQRCMAYRDSRAMHDAMIIGTLLIGFMILCAHLAGTLGRAVLPDLPAGDLAMPSLIVELLSPVWAGIFIAGPLAAIMSTVDSMLLLVSAAIIKDLYIHYRLKGDASRMPLASIKKASLISTIVIGLMVFVAAIEPPDLLVWINLFAFGGLEAVFLCPIVLGLYWEKGNATGAILSITLGVTTFITLTIMKPAMGGVHAIVPTVMTAIAAFVAGSYLGSPAASQKQH; from the coding sequence ATGACAGACACACTCATGACATCCATCCCGGTCGTGGCGTATCTGGTGCTCTCCATCGGCGTAGCCCTCTGGGCCAGAAAGAAATCAGAATCCAGCGCCACCTCGCAAGGATTCATCGAGGACTATTTCATCGGAGGACGCTCCATGGGCGGCTTCGTGCTGGCCATGACCATCATCGCAAGCTACACCAGCGCCAGCAGTTTCGTCGGCGGTCCGGGCGTGGCATACCGGCTCGGCCTGAGCTGGGTGTTGCTCGCCATGATTCAGGTGCCCACCACATTCCTGACGCTGGGCATCCTCGGCAAACGGTTCGCCATCATGGCCCGGAAGACACAGTCGGTAACCATCACGGATTACCTGCGGGCCAGATTCGAAAGCGATACTGTGGTCATCCTGTGCTCCGTGGCACTCATCGTCTTCTTCATGGCGGCCATGCTCGCGCAATTCATCGGCGGTGCCCGCCTTTTCCAGAGCGTGACGGGCTACCCGTACATTGTCGGACTGGTCCTTTTCGGAATCAGCGTGGTGCTGTACACCGCTGTCGGCGGATTCCGGGCCGTCGTCCTGACCGACGCCATTCAGGGAATCGTCATGGTCGTGGCCGTGGTCGTCATCCTGCTGGCCGTCATCAAGGCGGGCGGCGGCATGGAGCAATGCATCATGACGCTCAAGGATATCGATCCCGGACTCATCACGCCGACCGGCCCCAAGGAAGCCGTTCCCCAGCCCTTCACCCTCTCCTTCTGGGTGCTTGTCGGCATCGGCATCCTCGGCCTTCCGCAGACCACGCAGCGCTGCATGGCCTACAGGGACTCCCGCGCCATGCATGACGCCATGATCATCGGCACCCTGCTCATCGGCTTCATGATCCTTTGCGCGCACCTCGCAGGGACGCTGGGACGCGCCGTTCTTCCCGATCTTCCGGCCGGAGATCTGGCCATGCCGAGCCTTATCGTGGAACTGCTCTCCCCGGTCTGGGCAGGCATATTCATTGCCGGACCGCTCGCAGCCATCATGTCCACCGTGGATTCCATGCTGCTCCTAGTGTCCGCCGCCATCATCAAGGACCTGTACATTCATTACAGGCTCAAGGGCGATGCCTCGCGCATGCCGCTTGCCAGCATCAAGAAGGCAAGCCTCATCTCCACGATCGTCATTGGACTCATGGTATTTGTCGCCGCCATTGAGCCGCCGGACCTGCTCGTATGGATCAACCTGTTCGCCTTCGGCGGTCTTGAGGCCGTCTTCCTGTGCCCCATTGTTCTGGGATTGTACTGGGAAAAGGGGAATGCGACAGGGGCCATCCTGTCCATAACGCTCGGCGTTACGACATTCATCACCCTGACCATCATGAAACCGGCCATGGGCGGCGTTCACGCCATCGTACCGACAGTCATGACCGCCATCGCAGCCTTTGTCGCAGGCTCATACCTCGGAAGCCCCGCAGCCTCACAGAAACAACATTAG
- a CDS encoding YhdT family protein produces MNKQQDPRFRQANKEALLALGAYALYFVWWYICAYGMGSGNPDDYSYVLGLPEWFFYSCIVGYPLITIILWGLVRLKFKDMPLGENPSTSGNDGMTSKDGDR; encoded by the coding sequence ATGAACAAACAACAAGACCCGCGATTCAGGCAGGCCAACAAGGAAGCCCTGCTCGCACTGGGAGCCTACGCCCTGTATTTCGTCTGGTGGTATATCTGTGCATACGGCATGGGCAGCGGCAATCCGGACGATTACTCATACGTACTGGGACTGCCCGAATGGTTTTTCTACAGCTGCATCGTCGGCTATCCGCTCATCACCATCATTCTCTGGGGACTTGTACGCCTCAAGTTCAAGGACATGCCGCTCGGCGAAAATCCTTCTACCAGCGGAAATGACGGAATGACTTCCAAGGATGGCGACAGATGA
- a CDS encoding transporter substrate-binding domain-containing protein: MRVAFLLFAIILLSTMSYSMATDTASKEWRIASYHIPLLVDDRENGAFMELLREAARRADVRYVVVMAPAKRAMRYFEDGEVVAIVPALRATLAKDAVLTRPIFTKQIHAFVREGDSIPENIASLKGLRIGLTRGFSYPRSITVNEKIEVDYADTTEGSLKKLLEGRIDAVIADGYTALFAIEKMNLSGFHYDLSIILHEQPVYMAFQPTEEGKELAQKLSRSLDSMEADGTMRRILPDISGKSQ, translated from the coding sequence ATGCGTGTCGCCTTTTTGCTGTTTGCCATCATCCTGCTTTCGACCATGAGTTATTCCATGGCGACAGATACTGCCTCCAAGGAGTGGCGGATTGCCAGCTACCATATCCCGCTGCTTGTTGATGACCGGGAAAACGGGGCGTTCATGGAGTTGTTGCGTGAAGCGGCTCGGCGAGCTGACGTCCGTTACGTGGTTGTCATGGCTCCGGCCAAGCGGGCCATGCGCTACTTTGAAGACGGTGAAGTCGTTGCCATTGTGCCTGCGTTACGGGCAACGCTTGCAAAGGATGCCGTATTGACACGGCCTATTTTTACCAAGCAGATTCATGCGTTTGTTCGGGAAGGTGACTCCATACCGGAAAACATTGCGTCTCTGAAAGGCTTGCGAATCGGCTTGACACGGGGGTTTTCCTATCCCCGTTCCATAACGGTGAACGAAAAGATTGAAGTCGATTATGCGGATACGACGGAGGGGAGTCTGAAGAAACTCCTTGAAGGAAGGATTGATGCCGTGATTGCGGACGGCTATACCGCCTTGTTCGCTATTGAGAAGATGAATCTGTCAGGATTCCATTACGATCTATCCATTATTTTGCACGAACAACCCGTATATATGGCTTTCCAGCCGACGGAGGAAGGCAAGGAGCTTGCACAAAAGCTGTCCCGCTCTCTGGATTCCATGGAGGCCGATGGAACCATGCGCCGTATTCTGCCGGATATAAGTGGCAAGTCGCAGTAG